The proteins below come from a single Triticum aestivum cultivar Chinese Spring chromosome 5D, IWGSC CS RefSeq v2.1, whole genome shotgun sequence genomic window:
- the LOC123120805 gene encoding vegetative cell wall protein gp1, whose amino-acid sequence RHAVSSLTTKAAFFSISSPFINTPLSRRHSDQRRFHHSRMRGSHVLLLLVACSSFHCHLAARHGPGHAPAAVAVVGSVRPDDAAMDAASSGAPAAVRCHDGTVCGEKGLFFPPIPLVPEPPNIGGVPIPPNPIMPAPPSLVPPVFPAPSPPSILPPLVPQPPPASLIPPVLPLPFLHPPPPPPPPPSILPPLPLLPPLIPGVPPASSSKNGRPVKP is encoded by the exons AGGCATGCCGTCTCGTCTCTGACAACGAAGGCAGCCTTCTTCTCAATCTCCTCCCCGTTCATAAATACTCCGTTAAGCAGGCGCCATTCAGATCAGAGGCGCTTCCATCACTCGAGAATGCGCGGCTCGCACGTGCTCCTGCTACTGGTGGCCTGCTCTTCATTCCACTGTCACCTCGCCGCCCGCCATGGCCCGGGGCACGCGCCTGCAGCCGTCGCCGTCGTAGGCTCCGTCCGCCCTGACGACGCGGCCATGGATGCTGCTTCTTCAG GCGCCCCGGCCGCCGTCCGGTGCCACGATGGGACCGTCTGCGGCGAGAAGGGTTTGTTTTTCCCGCCGATTCCGCTCGTGCCGGAGCCGCCGAACATTGGAGGCGTGCCCATCCCGCCGAACCCGATCATGCCGGCGCCGCCGTCGCTCGTCCCGCCGGTGTTCCCCGCCCCGTCACCACCGTCCATCCTGCCGCCGCTCGTCCCGCAGCCGCCGCCTGCTTCGCTGATACCGCCGGTGCTGCCGTTGCCGTTCCTTcacccaccgcctccgccgccgccgccgccgtccatcctACCGCCGTTGCCCCTCCTCCCGCCGTTGATCCCTGGCGTGCCGCCAGCTTCCTCCTCGAAGAACGGCCGACCGGTGAAACCATGA